The proteins below are encoded in one region of Parvicella tangerina:
- a CDS encoding ComF family protein translates to MCLTELPRTNFSNFDDNPVAKLFWGRIELTFGFSVYHFEKGGKLQSLMHSLKYKGKTQIGEFLGRAIGNELNNSGKASKIDLILPIPLHPKKERLRGYNQSDYLAKGIHEVTAIPYASNVVRRTMHTTSQTRKAKFDRWKNVSSIFEIHKPEQVNGKRILVVDDVTTTGSTLESCARELLNHQAAAVAVTVVASSV, encoded by the coding sequence ATGTGTTTAACAGAGTTGCCAAGAACTAATTTCAGCAATTTTGACGACAATCCAGTTGCCAAGTTATTTTGGGGTAGAATTGAGTTAACCTTCGGTTTCTCGGTGTATCATTTTGAAAAGGGAGGCAAACTACAATCCCTGATGCACTCACTGAAGTACAAGGGAAAAACTCAAATTGGGGAATTCCTAGGAAGAGCCATCGGTAACGAACTCAACAATTCTGGAAAAGCTTCAAAAATTGACCTTATTCTGCCCATCCCATTGCACCCTAAGAAAGAAAGGCTCAGAGGATATAATCAGTCTGATTACCTCGCAAAAGGTATCCATGAGGTTACAGCCATCCCTTATGCCAGTAACGTTGTCAGAAGAACCATGCATACAACTTCGCAAACGCGAAAGGCAAAGTTTGATCGCTGGAAAAATGTCTCTTCAATTTTTGAAATCCATAAGCCTGAACAAGTAAATGGTAAACGTATCCTGGTTGTGGATGATGTAACCACTACGGGTTCTACACTAGAGAGCTGTGCCAGAGAGCTATTGAATCATCAGGCAGCAGCTGTTGCCGTGACGGTCGTGGCTAGTAGCGTTTAG
- a CDS encoding NAD(P)/FAD-dependent oxidoreductase has product MKTTLVIGGNFAGMTAAMEIKRKAKDQQRVILLDRSQNFLFIPSLIWIPFGRREIRDISFKKKEILEKRSVEFVHTEAINVDPDINTVYTKDGEFQYDDLVVCTGPKVDYDCVPGLRENCCYIGHPDGAMHTRATLEEFKKNPGPIVIGSTQNAGCMGAAYEFLFNLEKWLREQKIRKKVDLYWVTPEDYLGHFGIDGMPLGESMLKAFMKMFNIHYRTEVGIQEVQKDKVILSTGEEIESKFTMLMPQFVGVDFVTNSPKLDATENGYMIVGDDYRSTKYPNVWAAGTAVEVALPFTPGKVPFSIPKTGYPADVTGKVVANNILKVMKGDTNLKKKPWGKIAGICIMDAGKKEVIILSNNLFRPRVIALMIPNVIYDFGKVLFEKYFLWKTKRGYSWLP; this is encoded by the coding sequence ATGAAAACGACACTTGTTATCGGTGGAAATTTTGCAGGAATGACCGCAGCAATGGAGATTAAACGCAAAGCAAAAGATCAACAGCGCGTGATCTTGTTAGATCGCTCTCAAAACTTTTTATTCATTCCATCACTCATTTGGATTCCTTTTGGACGTAGAGAGATCAGGGATATATCATTTAAGAAGAAGGAAATTTTGGAAAAAAGAAGTGTTGAATTTGTTCACACTGAAGCAATCAATGTAGATCCTGACATCAATACCGTATATACTAAAGATGGAGAATTTCAATATGACGATTTAGTGGTGTGCACGGGACCAAAAGTAGATTACGATTGTGTTCCAGGTCTCAGAGAAAACTGTTGTTACATCGGGCATCCCGATGGAGCGATGCACACTAGAGCTACCCTGGAAGAGTTCAAGAAAAACCCTGGACCAATAGTTATTGGCTCCACACAAAATGCAGGTTGCATGGGAGCTGCTTACGAATTCTTATTTAACCTAGAAAAGTGGTTACGTGAACAAAAAATCCGTAAAAAAGTCGACCTCTACTGGGTTACACCAGAAGACTATCTGGGTCATTTTGGAATTGACGGTATGCCGCTTGGTGAAAGTATGCTCAAAGCATTCATGAAAATGTTCAACATCCACTACAGAACAGAAGTAGGAATTCAAGAAGTACAAAAAGACAAAGTTATCTTAAGTACTGGCGAGGAGATTGAAAGTAAATTCACCATGCTGATGCCTCAGTTTGTGGGAGTAGATTTTGTAACGAACTCTCCTAAACTGGACGCTACTGAAAACGGGTATATGATTGTGGGAGATGACTATCGCTCTACGAAGTATCCAAACGTTTGGGCAGCGGGCACTGCGGTTGAAGTGGCACTTCCGTTTACGCCAGGCAAGGTTCCTTTCTCCATTCCCAAAACTGGCTATCCAGCTGATGTTACGGGAAAAGTTGTTGCCAATAATATTTTGAAAGTGATGAAAGGTGATACTAACCTCAAGAAGAAACCATGGGGTAAAATTGCCGGAATTTGTATTATGGACGCTGGTAAGAAAGAGGTGATCATTCTATCGAATAACCTTTTCAGACCACGAGTTATTGCGCTCATGATCCCTAATGTCATCTATGATTTCGGAAAGGTTCTTTTTGAGAAGTACTTTCTTTGGAAAACCAAAAGAGGTTATTCCTGGCTTCCATAA
- a CDS encoding DMT family transporter: MVSIRAKKSLLESNDQTLFLVTSHTMLTQHKNLFLLHLTVLIFGVTGILGKLMDADEIIIVFYRLIIAVIGIFAYFKISGYRINLSKQALKETWYVGVIVGLHWITFFGAIKLSNVSVALICFSSGAFFTSLLEPLYFKRRLDYREVLLGLITVVGIFYVCREPGKPFFESKYLPGMLMALFSASLSSWFTVINGVLIKKGRRAKNISFLELSFAFVFLAAVVLFQYHDQLDVLAMKPIDFLYVSILGILCTSFAYIVSVDVMKELSPYTVVMAVNLEPIYSIVLAVLIWPASEKMSPTFYVGALIIIGIIFLNGYFKMKDRKKIAPEN, encoded by the coding sequence ATGGTCTCGATTAGGGCAAAGAAATCTTTACTTGAGTCGAATGACCAAACGCTTTTTTTAGTTACTTCGCACACCATGTTGACCCAGCATAAAAACCTGTTTCTCTTGCACCTCACCGTTCTAATCTTTGGGGTTACGGGAATATTGGGAAAACTGATGGATGCGGACGAGATCATCATTGTCTTTTATCGGTTGATCATTGCTGTAATTGGAATTTTCGCTTACTTCAAGATTTCAGGGTATCGAATCAACTTAAGCAAACAAGCGCTCAAAGAAACTTGGTATGTGGGTGTGATTGTAGGCCTTCATTGGATTACTTTTTTTGGAGCCATCAAGTTAAGTAATGTGAGTGTCGCACTCATTTGTTTCTCAAGTGGTGCCTTCTTCACTTCATTGTTAGAACCTCTCTACTTTAAAAGAAGGTTAGATTATCGAGAGGTGCTACTGGGGCTCATCACAGTTGTGGGAATCTTTTATGTGTGCAGAGAACCGGGCAAGCCATTTTTTGAAAGCAAATATCTTCCAGGAATGTTAATGGCCTTATTTTCCGCTTCGCTTTCATCGTGGTTTACGGTTATTAACGGTGTACTTATTAAAAAAGGGAGACGAGCTAAGAACATTTCCTTTCTCGAGCTAAGTTTTGCTTTTGTCTTTTTAGCTGCAGTAGTGTTGTTTCAGTATCACGATCAACTTGATGTGCTAGCGATGAAACCGATCGACTTCTTGTATGTGAGTATTTTGGGAATTCTATGTACTTCCTTCGCCTATATTGTAAGTGTAGATGTTATGAAAGAGCTGTCTCCTTATACCGTTGTTATGGCCGTAAATCTTGAGCCTATCTATTCTATCGTGTTGGCTGTGCTCATCTGGCCAGCATCTGAGAAAATGTCCCCCACCTTTTATGTGGGCGCATTGATTATCATTGGGATCATCTTCTTAAATGGCTATTTTAAAATGAAGGATCGAAAAAAGATAGCTCCAGAAAATTAA
- a CDS encoding S41 family peptidase: MSEEYTEIKIEQYIQKSSRRPSNNPGGDGSNKWVIYIMPLILAGVAILFYNIGASKFKSKEAREREEQVSRITEIIQIVEENYVDSVDAEALYLSSINGMLKKLDPHSVYIPLEDVEASNEQLQGHFGGVGIRFIILRDTLMVTNVIDGAPAANAGLKSGDRIVAVDGEDIAGIGLDIEGVHDRLKGEYGSPIRLSVMRSGSNKVKEYDFLRGDIPLYSVDGAYMITDEIGVIKITSFSGYTDTEFDKAVTELKKKGMKKVILDLRYNGGGYMHTAINVADEFLKQGKLIVYTEGVHVEKQETFATSFGQCENMPVAVLVNSSTASASEIVSGALQDNDRAVIIGRRTFGKGLVQRPMELPDGSELRLTISRYYTPTGRSIQKPYGDGIDYEADFYERYENGELQEMDSTIFENAPKFTTPKGKTVYGGGGIMPDIFVPIDTSGGSYYLTNINYSDAYRNFCFDYLDKHRSKFEKYKTDVQFNDQFQVSDELLEEFIDYASKHEDIAPIRKDIEYSKARLKSNLKAELATYLFEFSARYLVNIPFDREIQVAVEQLEEPEREL; this comes from the coding sequence ATGAGCGAGGAGTACACAGAAATAAAGATTGAGCAATACATTCAGAAAAGCTCCAGACGTCCTTCAAATAATCCGGGTGGAGATGGCTCTAATAAATGGGTGATTTACATCATGCCGTTAATATTGGCTGGTGTTGCGATTTTATTCTATAACATCGGAGCAAGTAAATTCAAATCGAAAGAGGCCAGGGAAAGGGAAGAGCAGGTTTCAAGGATCACAGAGATTATTCAGATCGTAGAAGAGAATTATGTCGATTCTGTAGATGCAGAAGCGTTGTACCTCTCATCAATTAATGGGATGCTGAAAAAATTAGATCCGCATTCTGTCTACATTCCATTGGAGGATGTGGAAGCAAGCAACGAACAGCTCCAAGGACATTTTGGAGGAGTAGGTATTCGCTTCATTATTTTGAGAGACACACTGATGGTAACGAATGTTATTGATGGAGCACCAGCAGCCAATGCCGGACTTAAAAGTGGAGACCGCATCGTAGCAGTTGATGGTGAAGATATTGCAGGTATAGGGTTGGATATAGAAGGCGTTCACGATCGATTGAAAGGAGAATACGGTTCTCCCATTCGACTATCTGTAATGAGAAGCGGAAGTAATAAAGTCAAAGAGTATGATTTCTTACGAGGAGATATTCCTCTTTACTCGGTAGATGGCGCTTACATGATCACAGATGAGATCGGAGTGATAAAGATTACGAGTTTTTCAGGTTATACAGATACCGAATTTGATAAAGCGGTAACCGAGTTGAAGAAAAAAGGAATGAAAAAAGTGATCCTAGATCTCCGATATAATGGAGGTGGGTATATGCACACGGCCATCAATGTTGCGGATGAATTCCTTAAGCAAGGTAAACTGATTGTCTACACAGAAGGGGTGCATGTAGAAAAGCAGGAGACGTTTGCTACCAGCTTCGGACAATGCGAGAATATGCCTGTTGCGGTTTTGGTGAATAGCAGTACGGCTTCAGCCAGTGAGATTGTTTCAGGAGCACTTCAGGATAATGATCGAGCGGTGATCATTGGAAGAAGAACCTTTGGTAAAGGGTTGGTTCAACGTCCAATGGAATTGCCAGATGGTTCAGAATTACGCTTGACCATTAGTCGTTACTACACACCTACTGGAAGAAGTATTCAGAAACCTTACGGAGATGGTATCGATTACGAAGCTGATTTTTACGAGCGCTATGAGAATGGAGAGCTACAAGAGATGGACAGTACGATTTTCGAGAATGCACCAAAATTTACTACGCCTAAAGGAAAAACGGTTTACGGAGGTGGTGGCATTATGCCAGATATTTTTGTCCCAATTGATACTTCTGGAGGTTCTTATTACTTGACCAATATCAATTACTCAGATGCCTATAGAAACTTCTGTTTTGATTATTTGGATAAGCACCGAAGTAAGTTCGAAAAGTATAAAACAGACGTTCAGTTCAATGATCAGTTTCAGGTTTCTGACGAGTTGTTAGAAGAGTTTATTGATTACGCAAGTAAGCATGAAGACATTGCTCCGATCAGAAAGGATATTGAGTATTCAAAGGCGCGTTTAAAATCAAATTTAAAAGCAGAATTGGCTACTTACCTCTTTGAATTCTCAGCAAGGTACTTGGTGAATATCCCATTTGATAGAGAGATTCAAGTTGCGGTTGAGCAATTGGAAGAGCCAGAAAGAGAGCTGTAG
- a CDS encoding deoxycytidylate deaminase translates to MGPKKQLRFDKAYLRMAQEWAKLSHCTRKQVGAIIVKDRMIISDGFNGTPTGFENCCEDDDGLTKWYVLHAEANAILKVAGSTHSCDGATLYLTLSPCKECSKLVHQAGIKRLVYMKGYKDDDGLAFLRKAGVEIVQIEDIQ, encoded by the coding sequence GTGGGACCGAAAAAGCAGTTAAGATTTGATAAAGCATACTTAAGGATGGCACAGGAATGGGCTAAATTAAGTCACTGTACGCGTAAACAGGTGGGAGCAATTATCGTAAAAGACAGAATGATCATTTCTGATGGCTTTAACGGGACCCCAACGGGTTTCGAAAACTGCTGCGAGGATGATGATGGTTTAACCAAGTGGTATGTGTTGCACGCAGAAGCAAATGCGATCTTAAAGGTGGCAGGAAGTACTCATAGTTGTGATGGAGCTACGTTGTATTTGACATTGTCCCCATGCAAGGAGTGTTCAAAGCTAGTGCATCAGGCAGGTATTAAACGATTAGTTTATATGAAAGGATATAAAGATGATGATGGATTAGCTTTCTTGAGAAAAGCGGGAGTTGAGATTGTTCAGATCGAAGATATACAGTAA
- a CDS encoding leucine--tRNA ligase: MSFYDHNEIEKKWRAYWKENQTYKVEEDYNKEKFYVLDMFPYPSGAGLHVGHPLGYIASDVYARYKKAQGFNVLHPMGYDSFGLPAEQYAIQTGQHPAITTENNIKRYRDQLDQIGFAFDWSREVRTSDPKYYRWTQWIFKEIFNSWYNNDTNKAESIDTLVEKFVEEGNANVNAVCDDTPVFSAEEWNAWDVKKQREVLMNYRLAYLADSWVNWCPALGTVLANDEVKDGVSERGGHPVEQKLMRQWSMRITAYADRLLNGLDDIDFSESLKEQQRNWIGKSKGAAVFFDVENADKKVEVFTTRPDTIFGVTFMVLAPEHELVDEITTDEYKDAVAHYKQKAALKTERDRQANVKDITGQFTGAYAIHPFTGDKVQIWIGEYVLAGYGTGAVMAVPAGDQRDYDFAKHFGIDIPNIFEGVDISEEAYADKEAVLANSDFLNGLDAQTGIEKAIEEIEKRGFGKGKINFRLRDAIFSRQRYWGEPFPIYYKDEVPYALEDALLPVTLPEVDKYLPTEDGEPPLARAEEDAWEVFAGDRMEYNTMPGWAGSSWYFLRYMDPHNETVFADKKKLDYWNQVDLYIGGAEHATGHLLYSRFWTKFLCDRGYISFDEPFKKLINQGMILGVSSKIFKSNYNVKHHSCTTAIKEFLKNKFNVEFDYDSLLVCWKFLANDSEKFPGTGPMHLENMPIEFADFGKMTIDIEGYANSTLCKSMNGKPLFVTRQGVWFDGKEYFFEGSKPLEFFFETETEKMSKSKYNVQTPDELVDRFGADTLRCYEMFLGPLEQYKPWDVKGINGVNNFLKKLWRLFFDGDEFKVTEGEPTKEAMKTLHKTIKKVTEDLNRYSFNTVVSTMMIAVNELNEQNCNNKHVLENLVILLSPYAPHISEELWERLGHTESITKAAWPNFDPSVLVESSFEYPVSFNGKMRFKLELGTDLSKEEIEKEVLAAEMTAKYLEGKTPKKVIVVPMKIVNVVV; the protein is encoded by the coding sequence ATGAGTTTTTACGATCATAACGAGATAGAGAAAAAGTGGAGAGCGTATTGGAAAGAAAACCAAACGTACAAAGTAGAGGAAGACTATAACAAGGAGAAATTCTACGTGTTAGACATGTTTCCTTATCCAAGTGGAGCAGGATTGCACGTAGGGCATCCGCTAGGATATATCGCGAGTGACGTGTATGCTCGTTATAAAAAGGCGCAAGGATTCAATGTGCTTCATCCTATGGGGTATGACTCATTTGGACTTCCTGCAGAGCAATATGCCATCCAAACAGGTCAGCATCCAGCGATAACCACTGAGAACAATATCAAAAGATATAGAGATCAGTTAGACCAAATTGGTTTTGCTTTTGATTGGAGCAGAGAGGTGCGTACTTCAGACCCTAAATACTATCGTTGGACGCAATGGATATTCAAAGAAATTTTCAACTCATGGTACAATAACGATACGAACAAAGCTGAAAGTATTGATACGTTGGTGGAGAAGTTTGTGGAAGAAGGAAATGCTAATGTGAATGCCGTTTGTGACGATACACCAGTATTCTCTGCTGAAGAATGGAATGCATGGGACGTTAAGAAGCAGCGAGAAGTGTTGATGAATTATCGTTTAGCTTATTTGGCTGATAGCTGGGTAAACTGGTGTCCTGCTTTAGGAACTGTATTGGCAAATGATGAGGTAAAAGACGGTGTTTCTGAAAGAGGCGGACATCCAGTAGAGCAGAAGTTAATGCGTCAGTGGAGCATGCGAATTACGGCTTATGCAGATCGACTACTGAATGGATTGGATGATATAGACTTTTCAGAGTCGTTGAAAGAACAACAAAGAAACTGGATCGGTAAATCCAAAGGTGCTGCGGTATTTTTTGATGTAGAGAACGCAGATAAGAAAGTGGAAGTATTTACCACACGTCCTGATACCATCTTTGGAGTAACCTTTATGGTATTAGCTCCAGAGCATGAGTTGGTGGATGAAATCACAACAGACGAATATAAAGATGCTGTGGCCCACTACAAACAAAAGGCTGCGCTCAAAACTGAAAGAGATCGTCAGGCAAATGTGAAAGACATTACGGGGCAGTTTACAGGAGCTTACGCAATTCATCCGTTCACTGGAGACAAAGTTCAGATCTGGATTGGAGAATATGTGTTGGCAGGATATGGAACAGGCGCTGTGATGGCGGTACCAGCTGGGGATCAAAGAGATTATGATTTTGCAAAACATTTCGGGATTGATATTCCGAACATTTTTGAAGGTGTAGACATTTCTGAGGAGGCTTACGCAGATAAAGAAGCTGTTTTAGCCAATAGCGATTTCCTAAATGGGTTAGATGCTCAAACAGGAATCGAAAAAGCCATTGAAGAGATTGAAAAAAGAGGGTTTGGAAAAGGAAAGATCAACTTTAGATTGAGAGACGCTATTTTCTCCAGACAACGCTACTGGGGTGAACCATTCCCAATCTATTACAAAGATGAGGTGCCGTATGCATTAGAGGATGCGTTATTGCCAGTTACGCTTCCTGAAGTTGATAAATACTTACCTACAGAGGATGGTGAACCACCTTTGGCGAGAGCAGAGGAAGATGCATGGGAAGTTTTCGCAGGAGATCGGATGGAGTACAACACCATGCCAGGTTGGGCAGGTAGTTCATGGTACTTCTTGAGATACATGGACCCACATAATGAGACGGTATTTGCAGACAAGAAAAAACTGGACTACTGGAATCAGGTAGATCTTTATATAGGGGGTGCAGAGCATGCCACAGGACACTTATTGTATTCACGTTTCTGGACCAAATTCTTGTGCGATAGAGGATATATCTCATTTGATGAACCGTTCAAGAAATTGATTAATCAGGGGATGATTTTGGGAGTGTCTTCAAAAATATTTAAGTCTAACTATAATGTCAAGCATCATAGCTGTACAACTGCAATAAAAGAGTTTTTAAAGAATAAGTTTAATGTCGAATTTGATTATGATTCGTTACTTGTCTGTTGGAAGTTTCTGGCTAATGATTCAGAAAAATTTCCTGGAACAGGTCCAATGCATTTAGAAAATATGCCAATAGAATTTGCTGATTTTGGGAAGATGACTATTGACATAGAAGGGTATGCAAATAGTACTTTGTGCAAATCAATGAACGGAAAACCATTGTTTGTTACACGTCAAGGAGTTTGGTTTGATGGTAAAGAGTACTTTTTTGAAGGTTCCAAACCGCTCGAGTTTTTCTTTGAAACAGAAACGGAAAAAATGTCCAAATCAAAATATAACGTACAAACTCCAGACGAATTGGTGGATCGATTTGGTGCGGACACACTTAGGTGTTATGAGATGTTCTTGGGACCATTAGAGCAGTACAAGCCTTGGGATGTAAAAGGAATCAATGGGGTAAATAACTTCTTGAAGAAACTTTGGCGATTGTTCTTTGACGGTGATGAGTTCAAAGTGACGGAAGGAGAACCTACTAAAGAGGCAATGAAAACCTTGCATAAGACCATCAAGAAAGTAACGGAAGATTTAAATCGTTATTCGTTCAATACGGTAGTCAGTACGATGATGATAGCTGTAAATGAATTGAATGAGCAAAACTGTAACAATAAGCACGTTTTAGAGAACCTGGTTATTTTGCTTTCTCCTTATGCACCACATATTTCAGAGGAATTATGGGAACGCTTAGGACATACGGAGTCCATCACAAAAGCGGCCTGGCCGAATTTTGACCCGAGTGTGTTGGTAGAAAGTAGTTTTGAATATCCTGTATCTTTTAACGGAAAAATGCGTTTCAAGTTAGAACTGGGAACTGATCTGAGTAAAGAAGAGATCGAGAAAGAAGTATTGGCAGCTGAGATGACGGCTAAGTACCTTGAAGGAAAAACACCGAAAAAGGTAATTGTTGTTCCTATGAAGATTGTAAACGTGGTGGTGTAA
- a CDS encoding carboxypeptidase regulatory-like domain-containing protein, translating to MRGLILLLTSLLVLGVANEATAQRKYLDIADEYYSKRKYREAIDYYKLALEEKVVVNKYYMLQQVAKTYNHLFDYENAATYYQELTTYKGENKTDNLYDYGRVLCNLGEYDKALEVFSDYASREDAAAELAYFEEYVSYAQDHKDDPEVAKTSVTNIETGSRSLGVSFSEDGLIIATPQTDKYDKKTAYYDLASVSNSSPNEFGEPVLLSKELNGPYYEGTPYLYKGGTKLLFSSNSADIKKYKQKKLDELPISEDGRNILKICSAELIDGEWTNIKELAFNGNNYSCVFPNLSPDGETLFFASDMPGGYGGYDIWYVTKENDTTWSTPQNLGEQINTFEDETYPFATENKLFFSSKGHPGFGGTDIFVASLNETLAGAAKNVGRPLNSTKDDFSFILSDEGTNGYLSSNREGTHGYDKVYYFYDYNPSEIISGVVREGTFGEPLADVKVELYKKNENDDWELVEDRITGDDGYWEFEIDPNETYKVEFIHPDMAPENKVIPSLSEDDGDHRDQVIEDLKDIELKPVSRVISGVVEDAQTGEPLADVKVILNEILPDGSRKQVETQITIEDGKWQFEVDPDKNYDVQFIHPELGSKNFPVDAYDGTNYDEREGQIDKLKKVTLNDDKDNILAGIVLDQITEKPVEGVTVTLLEDRDGEWIEVNSMVTGDDGKWSFEIDPTKEYKVKFDKDGFEAQEFVVPSIDDGGRDEIIAKMNPLEFRSKGEKDAVIRVDNIYFDFARSHPQEESYPILDNIVDFMNNNPTIRIELSAHTDAVGKDDFNMKLSQARAERCKDYLVNHGIKASRIEAKGYGETKILNGCVKWNQCSEEENQVNRRVEIKVL from the coding sequence ATGAGAGGATTGATATTGTTGTTGACCAGTTTATTGGTCTTAGGAGTAGCAAATGAGGCTACAGCGCAGCGAAAGTACTTGGATATTGCTGATGAGTATTACTCGAAAAGAAAGTACAGAGAGGCGATTGACTATTACAAGTTAGCATTAGAAGAAAAAGTGGTTGTCAATAAATACTACATGCTTCAACAAGTGGCCAAGACGTATAATCATTTATTTGATTATGAAAATGCGGCTACTTATTATCAAGAGCTAACCACCTATAAAGGAGAAAACAAAACAGATAATTTATACGATTACGGGAGAGTGCTTTGCAATCTGGGAGAGTACGATAAAGCACTTGAGGTATTCTCCGACTATGCTTCCCGAGAAGATGCGGCCGCTGAGTTAGCCTATTTTGAGGAGTATGTCAGTTATGCTCAGGATCACAAAGATGATCCGGAAGTGGCTAAAACCAGTGTTACGAATATAGAAACGGGGTCACGCTCTTTAGGTGTTTCATTCAGTGAGGATGGATTGATCATTGCCACCCCACAGACGGATAAATATGATAAGAAAACAGCTTATTACGATTTGGCGAGTGTTTCAAACTCCTCGCCAAATGAATTTGGAGAACCCGTGCTTTTGAGTAAAGAACTTAATGGGCCTTATTACGAAGGAACTCCCTATTTGTATAAGGGCGGAACGAAATTGTTGTTCTCTTCAAACAGTGCAGATATCAAAAAGTACAAACAGAAAAAGTTGGATGAGTTACCAATTTCTGAGGATGGCAGAAATATCTTAAAAATCTGCAGTGCAGAACTGATTGACGGAGAATGGACGAACATTAAAGAACTAGCATTCAATGGGAATAACTACAGCTGTGTTTTTCCAAACCTTTCTCCTGACGGGGAAACCTTATTCTTTGCTTCAGATATGCCTGGTGGTTACGGAGGATATGATATTTGGTATGTCACAAAAGAGAACGATACAACCTGGTCTACTCCACAAAACTTAGGAGAGCAAATAAATACATTCGAAGATGAAACCTATCCTTTTGCAACGGAGAACAAACTGTTCTTCTCATCCAAAGGACATCCTGGGTTTGGAGGAACGGATATTTTTGTGGCTAGCTTGAATGAAACTCTGGCTGGGGCTGCAAAAAATGTGGGTAGACCATTAAATAGCACCAAAGATGATTTTAGTTTCATTTTAAGCGATGAAGGAACTAATGGATACCTTTCTTCTAATAGAGAAGGAACACATGGATATGACAAGGTCTATTACTTCTACGATTACAACCCTTCTGAGATCATTAGTGGAGTGGTGAGAGAAGGAACTTTTGGAGAGCCACTTGCCGATGTAAAAGTGGAGTTATATAAAAAGAATGAGAATGACGATTGGGAACTCGTAGAAGACCGAATAACAGGTGATGATGGCTATTGGGAGTTTGAGATTGACCCTAATGAAACTTATAAGGTAGAATTCATTCATCCAGACATGGCGCCAGAAAACAAGGTCATTCCATCGTTGAGTGAAGATGATGGCGATCATCGGGATCAAGTAATTGAAGATTTGAAGGATATTGAGTTAAAGCCAGTAAGCAGGGTCATTAGTGGAGTCGTTGAAGATGCACAAACGGGAGAACCTTTGGCAGATGTTAAGGTTATTTTGAATGAAATTTTGCCTGATGGTTCCAGAAAACAAGTGGAGACGCAAATCACAATTGAAGATGGTAAATGGCAGTTTGAAGTCGATCCAGATAAAAACTATGATGTGCAGTTCATTCACCCTGAATTAGGGAGCAAGAACTTTCCTGTTGATGCGTATGACGGTACGAATTATGATGAGCGCGAGGGACAAATTGATAAGCTGAAGAAGGTAACCCTTAACGATGATAAGGATAATATTTTGGCAGGAATCGTACTGGATCAGATTACGGAAAAACCAGTAGAAGGAGTTACGGTAACCTTGCTGGAGGATCGAGATGGAGAATGGATCGAGGTTAACTCGATGGTTACGGGTGATGATGGGAAATGGAGCTTTGAGATTGATCCGACCAAAGAGTATAAAGTGAAATTCGATAAGGACGGCTTTGAAGCACAGGAGTTTGTGGTTCCATCTATTGACGATGGAGGAAGGGACGAGATCATCGCCAAAATGAACCCGTTGGAATTCAGATCAAAAGGTGAGAAGGATGCCGTGATCCGAGTAGATAATATCTACTTTGATTTTGCAAGGTCTCATCCGCAAGAAGAATCTTATCCGATCCTAGATAATATTGTTGATTTCATGAATAACAACCCAACGATTCGCATTGAACTGAGTGCGCATACAGATGCAGTCGGTAAAGATGATTTTAACATGAAGTTATCGCAAGCCAGAGCAGAACGTTGTAAAGATTATCTCGTTAATCACGGAATCAAAGCTTCCAGAATTGAAGCGAAAGGTTATGGAGAGACAAAAATCTTGAATGGTTGTGTAAAATGGAACCAATGTTCTGAAGAGGAAAATCAAGTAAACCGAAGAGTCGAGATCAAGGTGTTGTAA